The following are from one region of the Corylus avellana chromosome ca1, CavTom2PMs-1.0 genome:
- the LOC132189038 gene encoding uncharacterized protein LOC132189038: protein MSASSHMLYHLLRPPPPQTPPPLLPPPSSFFSWFLGLKPLLISTTTTATTTTATLSKPLLQTPLRKTTHFAKSLRPLFCHSLSSLATSPPLPNDPSPSLQHPEEEEDEDDDEEEEIEEFDGEVESGSEELEAGGREEEGSRVMGVGSSSSSLPSLSVKEKKELASYAHSLGKKLKSQLVGKSGVTANVVSSFIETLESNELLKIKVHRTCPGELDDVVKQLEQATGSVVVGQIGRTVIIYRPSLTKLKAEQKKMQARKAFVRKLKPTLPNRRHVPTPSARGHRGSSRFRFETDL from the exons ATGTCGGCATCATCTCACATGCTCTACCACCTCCTCCGTCCACCACCGCCTCAGACACCACCGCCACTACTACCACctccctcttctttcttttcttggtttCTCGGACTCAAACCCCTCCTCATCTCCACCACAACCACCGCCACCACAACAACAGCCACTCTTTCCAAACCCCTTCTCCAAACCCCACTTCGCAAAACGACCCACTTCGCCAAATCTCTCCGTCCCCTCTTCTGCCACTCTCTCTCAAGTCTCGCAACCTCCCCTCCTCTTCCCAATGACCCATCTCCATCCTTACAACacccagaagaagaagaagatgaagatgatgatgaagaagaagagattgaagaatttgatgggGAAGTTGAGAGTGGAAGCGAAGAGTTGGAAGCgggagggagagaggaggagGGCTCCCGTGTGATGGGTGTGGGTTCTTCGTCGTCTTCATTGCCGAGTCTGAgtgtgaaggagaagaaggagCTGGCGTCGTACGCGCACAGCTTGGGGAAGAAGCTCAAGTCCCAGTTGGTGGGCAAGTCTGGTGTTACAGCTAATGTGGTTTCTTCCTTCATTGAAACCCTCGAATCCAACGAACTTCTAAAG ATTAAAGTACACAGGACCTGTCCAGGGGAGCTAGATGATGTGGTCAAGCAATTAGAGCAAGCAACTGGTTCAGTGGTCGTTGGTCAAATTGGTCGAACAGTGATCATTTACAGGCCCAGTCTCACCAAGTTGAAGGCAGAGCAGAAAAAGATGCAGGCTCGGAAGGCTTTCGTGAGAAAGCTGAAACCCACATTGCCg AATAGAAGACATGTACCAACACCATCTGCACGTGGTCATCGAGGAAGCAGCAGGTTTAGGTTCGAAACTGACCTTTGA